A section of the Pseudomonas sp. Q1-7 genome encodes:
- a CDS encoding AI-2E family transporter gives MLDNDRLLVQIVLLALLGASLWVLAPFVSALFWAAVLAFASWPLMRLLSNALRGRESAAAALLTAGWMVLVAMPLVWLVSNLAEHVRDATELLKSVQVEGLPPPDWLATVPLVGERLVSAWLSIDAQGAAFFASLKPYMGQAGNWVLARSAQVGGGMVELVLSLVLVFFFYRDGPRMALFVQRGLERLIGNRAQHYLDLVAGTVQRVVNGVIGTAAAQAVLALVGFWIAGVPGALVLGIATFALSLIPMGPPLVWVPATAWLAWHGDYGYAVFLGLWGMFIVSGVDNVLKPYLISRGGNLPLVVVLLGVFGGILAFGFMGLFLGPTLLAVAYSLISDWIGHVQPQQLSPTDVQDKENRSS, from the coding sequence ATGCTCGATAACGACCGACTTCTGGTGCAGATCGTCCTGCTCGCCTTGCTCGGTGCCAGCCTATGGGTGCTCGCGCCCTTTGTCTCGGCGCTGTTCTGGGCTGCTGTGCTGGCTTTCGCCAGTTGGCCGCTGATGCGCCTGTTGAGCAACGCCCTGCGCGGCCGTGAGTCCGCCGCCGCCGCGCTGCTCACCGCCGGCTGGATGGTGCTGGTGGCGATGCCGCTGGTGTGGTTGGTGAGCAACCTCGCCGAGCACGTGCGCGATGCCACCGAACTGCTGAAGAGCGTCCAGGTGGAAGGCCTGCCGCCGCCGGACTGGCTGGCGACGGTGCCCCTGGTGGGCGAGCGGCTGGTGAGCGCCTGGCTGTCCATCGACGCCCAGGGCGCCGCCTTCTTCGCCAGCCTCAAGCCCTACATGGGCCAGGCCGGCAACTGGGTGCTGGCGCGAAGCGCGCAGGTCGGCGGCGGTATGGTCGAGTTGGTGTTGAGCCTGGTGCTGGTGTTCTTCTTCTACCGCGATGGCCCGCGAATGGCGCTGTTCGTCCAACGCGGCCTGGAGCGCTTGATCGGCAACCGCGCGCAGCACTACCTGGATCTGGTGGCCGGAACCGTGCAGCGGGTGGTCAACGGCGTGATCGGCACCGCCGCTGCCCAAGCCGTGCTGGCGCTGGTCGGCTTCTGGATTGCCGGCGTGCCCGGGGCCCTGGTGCTGGGCATCGCCACCTTCGCCCTCAGCCTGATCCCCATGGGGCCGCCGCTCGTGTGGGTGCCCGCCACCGCCTGGCTGGCCTGGCATGGCGACTACGGCTATGCGGTGTTCCTGGGCCTCTGGGGCATGTTCATCGTCAGCGGCGTGGACAACGTGCTGAAGCCCTACCTCATCAGCCGGGGCGGCAACCTGCCGCTGGTGGTGGTGCTGCTCGGCGTCTTCGGCGGCATTCTCGCCTTCGGCTTCATGGGCCTGTTCCTCGGGCCCACCTTGCTGGCCGTGGCTTACAGCCTGATCTCCGACTGGATTGGACATGTGCAGCCGCAACAGTTGAGCCCGACCGACGTCCAGGACAAGGAAAACCGTTCCTCCTGA
- a CDS encoding GGDEF domain-containing protein, with protein sequence MPLDPPTMLTLSIALAAAASLYLAVEWRSVREPSLLFWSAGFATITVGSTLALLRGNGLLFIGIWFANGLLVIAHWLFLLGVARFTGTQLARTWYLVFVAWAALLLLPDGPLWSKLMFLANSLLVALLALRASALLRPHGKSLSVGAVQLRYVLLVHGLFYLIKSLTVVIPGTLLDLAAFRGEIIQISLVEGAMAIMLIALSMTGTERHRRETRIARLAARDPLTALYNRRALEARAPHLLEEVCGARPGALLLIDIDNFKLVNDLYGHGAGDRLLVALSEMIRSLLPERALAARLGGDEFVVLLGSASHERVVELGNQLRQQFHMMASQTFDTPKAVTLSIGASLFDQPPASLAALIEQSDAALYESKRGGRDSIRLVDRSLAGDEALRTP encoded by the coding sequence ATGCCGCTCGATCCGCCCACGATGTTGACCCTTTCCATCGCGCTCGCGGCGGCCGCCAGTCTGTACCTGGCCGTTGAATGGCGCAGCGTTCGCGAACCCTCTCTGCTGTTCTGGAGCGCAGGCTTCGCCACCATCACCGTCGGCTCGACGCTGGCCCTGCTGCGCGGAAACGGGCTGCTGTTCATCGGGATCTGGTTCGCCAACGGCCTGCTGGTAATCGCTCACTGGCTTTTCCTGCTGGGCGTCGCGCGCTTCACCGGGACACAGCTGGCCCGAACCTGGTACCTGGTCTTCGTCGCCTGGGCGGCCTTGTTGCTGCTGCCGGATGGGCCGCTGTGGTCGAAGCTCATGTTCCTGGCCAATTCGCTGCTGGTCGCCCTGCTGGCGCTCCGGGCCAGTGCCCTCCTGCGTCCCCACGGCAAGTCGCTGAGCGTAGGGGCGGTGCAATTGCGCTACGTGTTGCTGGTCCACGGCCTGTTCTACCTGATCAAGTCCCTGACGGTCGTGATTCCCGGCACGCTGCTCGATCTCGCGGCGTTCCGTGGCGAGATCATTCAGATCTCGCTGGTCGAGGGCGCGATGGCGATCATGCTGATCGCCCTATCGATGACCGGCACCGAACGACACCGGCGGGAGACACGGATAGCACGGCTGGCCGCACGCGACCCCCTGACCGCGCTCTACAATCGCCGTGCCCTCGAAGCGCGCGCGCCACACCTGCTGGAAGAAGTCTGCGGCGCTCGGCCGGGCGCGCTGCTGCTGATCGATATCGACAACTTCAAACTGGTCAACGACCTGTACGGCCACGGCGCGGGCGACCGGTTGCTGGTGGCGCTCAGCGAGATGATCCGCTCGCTGCTGCCCGAGCGCGCACTGGCCGCCCGGCTGGGCGGCGACGAGTTCGTCGTCCTGCTGGGTAGCGCCTCGCATGAACGCGTCGTCGAGCTGGGCAACCAACTGCGGCAACAGTTCCACATGATGGCTTCCCAGACCTTCGACACGCCCAAGGCGGTGACCCTGAGCATCGGCGCCAGCCTGTTCGACCAGCCACCGGCAAGCCTGGCTGCCTTGATCGAACAAAGCGACGCTGCGCTCTATGAATCCAAACGCGGCGGACGGGACAGCATCCGCCTCGTGGATCGCTCCCTGGCGGGCGACGAAGCACTGCGTACACCCTGA
- the kdpF gene encoding K(+)-transporting ATPase subunit F, whose translation MSILDGVSLVLAMGLFIYLLVALLRAERG comes from the coding sequence ATGAGCATTCTCGACGGGGTGTCCCTGGTCCTGGCCATGGGGCTTTTCATCTATCTGCTGGTGGCGCTGCTGCGCGCCGAGCGCGGCTAG
- the kdpA gene encoding potassium-transporting ATPase subunit KdpA, translated as MQLQDIGLILAFFALVLAPAPFLGRYFYRVMEGQRTALAPLFAPVERFCYRVAGVDAEREQDWKGYAAALLAFNLAGLVLLFAILTLQGVLPLNPQQLPGLEWSLAFNTAVSFVTNTNWQAYSGEASLSYFSQMVGLGVQNFVSASVGLCVLVAFARGISRRSTDRLGNFWVDLTRGVLYGLLPLCLLLALLLVWQGVPQTFTDYIHAVTLQGADQSIPLGPAASQIAIKQLGTNGGGFFGVNSAHPFENPTAWSNLLEMASIILIPAALVFTFGHYVKDLRQSRALLACMLVLFVIGLGVALYSEHQPNPALAALPIEQTGSLEGKESRFGITASALWAVTTTAASNGSVNAMHDSFSALGGMIPMFNMMLGEIIFGGVGAGLYGMLLFVLIAVFLAGLMIGRTPEYLGKKLEAREVRLLVATLLVMPVGVLVFCGLAISLDGPAASITNPGAHGFSQALYAYTSGAANNGSAFAGFGANTPFHNVLIGLAMLLGRFGYILPVVAIAGSLAMKKRAPLGANSFPTHGPLFVTLLTLTILLVGGLTFLPALALGPIAEHFALIQGL; from the coding sequence ATGCAACTTCAGGACATTGGCCTCATCCTGGCCTTTTTCGCGCTGGTGCTGGCGCCGGCACCTTTCCTCGGGCGCTACTTCTACCGGGTGATGGAAGGGCAGCGCACCGCCCTCGCTCCGCTGTTCGCGCCGGTGGAGCGCTTCTGTTACCGCGTGGCCGGCGTCGACGCCGAGCGCGAGCAGGACTGGAAGGGTTACGCGGCCGCGCTGCTGGCCTTCAACCTGGCGGGCCTGGTGCTGCTGTTCGCCATCCTCACGCTGCAGGGCGTGCTGCCGCTGAACCCGCAGCAACTGCCGGGCCTGGAGTGGAGCCTGGCGTTCAACACCGCCGTCAGCTTCGTCACCAACACCAACTGGCAGGCCTATAGCGGCGAGGCGTCGCTGAGCTACTTCAGCCAGATGGTCGGCCTCGGTGTGCAGAACTTCGTCAGCGCTTCCGTCGGCCTCTGCGTACTGGTTGCCTTCGCTCGCGGCATCAGTCGCCGCAGCACTGACCGCCTGGGCAACTTCTGGGTCGACCTGACCCGTGGCGTGCTCTACGGCCTGCTGCCGCTGTGCCTGCTGCTGGCGCTGTTGCTGGTCTGGCAGGGCGTTCCGCAGACCTTCACCGACTACATCCACGCCGTGACCCTGCAGGGCGCCGACCAGAGCATCCCCCTGGGCCCGGCGGCCAGTCAGATCGCCATCAAGCAACTGGGCACCAACGGTGGCGGTTTCTTCGGTGTCAACTCGGCGCACCCCTTCGAGAACCCCACGGCCTGGAGCAACCTGCTGGAGATGGCTTCCATCATCCTGATTCCGGCGGCCCTGGTGTTCACCTTTGGCCACTACGTGAAGGACCTGCGCCAGAGTCGCGCGCTGCTGGCCTGCATGCTGGTGCTGTTCGTCATTGGCCTGGGCGTTGCCCTGTACTCCGAACATCAGCCGAACCCCGCCCTGGCCGCGCTGCCGATCGAGCAGACGGGTTCCCTGGAAGGCAAGGAGAGCCGCTTCGGCATCACCGCCTCGGCGCTCTGGGCGGTGACCACCACCGCTGCGTCGAACGGCTCGGTGAACGCGATGCACGACAGCTTCAGCGCCCTCGGCGGGATGATCCCGATGTTCAACATGATGCTCGGCGAGATCATCTTCGGCGGTGTCGGCGCCGGCCTCTACGGCATGTTGCTGTTCGTGCTGATCGCCGTGTTCCTCGCCGGCCTGATGATCGGCCGCACCCCGGAATACCTGGGCAAGAAGCTGGAAGCCCGCGAAGTGCGTCTGCTGGTGGCGACCCTGCTGGTGATGCCCGTCGGCGTGCTGGTGTTCTGCGGCCTGGCCATCAGCCTCGACGGCCCGGCGGCCTCCATCACCAACCCCGGCGCCCACGGTTTCAGCCAGGCCCTGTACGCCTACACCTCGGGTGCCGCCAACAACGGCTCGGCCTTCGCCGGGTTCGGTGCCAACACGCCGTTCCACAACGTACTGATCGGCCTGGCCATGCTCCTCGGGCGCTTCGGCTACATCCTCCCGGTGGTGGCCATCGCCGGCAGCCTGGCGATGAAGAAGCGCGCGCCCCTGGGGGCGAACAGCTTCCCCACCCATGGTCCGCTGTTCGTCACCCTGCTGACCCTCACCATCCTGCTGGTGGGCGGCCTGACCTTCCTGCCGGCGCTGGCCTTGGGGCCCATTGCCGAACACTTCGCACTGATCCAGGGCCTGTAA